The genomic DNA GCTGCCACCAGTGGACGTCTGAAATCCGCTTGACTGCCGAGATGATATCCTCGATATCTTCCATGAAAACAAGGAGATGCCTCTCTCCAGCAGGAGCTTCCTCATGGATATCTTCCCAATCCGAATAATCCTCATCTGCTTCGAGGGTGAGGATCATGCAGACTTCTCTTTCATCGAAGGATTCAATTTCAACCGTGATTTCCATCTGGGCTTCGATCCCGAACTTCCATTGGACCTCTTCGAGCATATCTTCGAACAAATCATGCCACATATATGAGTTTTTCCATTCTTCTTGTTCGAACAACCCTTTTTGCTCAAGTTCTTCGACTGTAATGGAAAATTTTATTTTATTTTCGGATATTCGCTCAAGCTTCATCCTTTGTACCCCCTAAGTGTATGACGGTTTAACACATACTATGTTCAGGGGGTAAATCAGTGCATGGTACCTCTACAATTTGCTCTTCAGCCATGCTTCCCAATCGTTCTTCTGCTGACCGACGATATGGTCAGCGAATTCCGCTTTCTTATTACGCGAGAGATGGTCGATGGCGAACCCTCCCATTCCGATTTCAAGGCCAGGACGATCCTTGGTCAGGGACTCTACCAATTCCAGTAGAGCATCAACATTCTCCCTCATCGTGCAAGAGAAAAAGAGGAACTTGGGCTGCACTTCATCCAATACTACTTCAATGTCATTCTCCTTGATGCTTGACCCAAGATAAATCACTTCGAACCCTTTCCTTCTCACATACAATGTGAAGATGAGGAGGCCAAGCTCATGCCACTCACCTGGTCCACATACGGCCACGACCTTAGGCAGGATGCCGTTGTGGGGGAAGGAGTGCATGATGATCCCGATCCTCGACCTGAGGATCGAGGTGGCGAAATGTTCGTGCGCCGTCGTGATTTCTCCGTTCTCCCACATGTCACCGATTCTGACAAGCAGGCTACCGAGAATATCGATGACGACCTTGTCGATCGTATAGATTGAAAAAGATTGATTGATCAATTCATGAGCCTTCGTTTCGTCAAAGCTCAGTAATGCTTTT from Rossellomorea marisflavi includes the following:
- a CDS encoding adaptor protein MecA; protein product: MKLERISENKIKFSITVEELEQKGLFEQEEWKNSYMWHDLFEDMLEEVQWKFGIEAQMEITVEIESFDEREVCMILTLEADEDYSDWEDIHEEAPAGERHLLVFMEDIEDIISAVKRISDVHWWQQSNGNTGLYFHEGRYYLFIDDLSPEERSLLEAILQEYGEISSMTKHVLLEYGRMLIERDADRELLRFF
- a CDS encoding MerR family transcriptional regulator; the protein is MSNDKKQEGKYNIKAVSTILGVQPGTLRAWERRYQIIAPIRNESGHRLYTEQHVSILRWLVQKVDQGFTISQAVSLLDKSELEDQELSPPVQKDRTESISDDLLKALLSFDETKAHELINQSFSIYTIDKVVIDILGSLLVRIGDMWENGEITTAHEHFATSILRSRIGIIMHSFPHNGILPKVVAVCGPGEWHELGLLIFTLYVRRKGFEVIYLGSSIKENDIEVVLDEVQPKFLFFSCTMRENVDALLELVESLTKDRPGLEIGMGGFAIDHLSRNKKAEFADHIVGQQKNDWEAWLKSKL